One window of Populus nigra chromosome 5, ddPopNigr1.1, whole genome shotgun sequence genomic DNA carries:
- the LOC133694868 gene encoding G-type lectin S-receptor-like serine/threonine-protein kinase LECRK3, which translates to MAVQMGDSMMEKGDLTLLETKERDWSAGTIDILKLTLPYHTRAKSLSMASIIFFLLLAVSFTASAQRQTNITLGSSLTPITNSSWLSPSGLYAFGFFRQRNGYSIGVFLSGISLKTVVWAARRDDAPVPSNATLLFTGDGRVVLTSAQGGETLIVSASQPASLASMSDSGNFVLYNSDREIIWQSFDHPTDTLLPTQQLKAGAELFSPVSQTDLSTGIYRLKMQNDGNLVQYPVNAPDTAPYAYFSTPTYGEGDNVTLNLDPDGHLYLLNSTGFNILNITDGGYPTKETINMMKLDADGIFRLYSQNLTRNGNWSAVWSSTSDKCNPKGSCGLNGYCVMKDQEAECICLPGFKFVSQGNWTSGCDRDFDAESCKDKNGSSTYTMEELSNIVWEDVSYSVLSSTTKDNCKQACLEDCNCEAALFTDGQYCRKQRLPLRFGRRNLGSTNLAVVKVGRPITIMDRKEPITEKKNLGTGRTILIISGSFVAFGLAMVAIFGIIVYRYHVLAYKRVPNNDGTALNEVFAPRAFTYAELENVTCGFKEEIGRGSFGTVYKGIISSTQKVVAVKRLEKVLAEGEREFQNEMKVIGKTHHRNLVRLLGYCHDGHHRLLVYEYMSNGSLADILFSLEKRPCFPERLEIARNIARGIVYLHEECETQIIHCDIKPQNILIDESRCPKVSDFGLAKLLKSDQTKTFTGIRGTRGYVAPEWHRNMPVTVKADVYSFGVMLLEITCCRKNVDWSLPEDEAVLEQWVYQCFQDGDMEKLVGEEVVEKKQLDRMVKVGIWCTLDEPSLRPSMKKVLLMLEGTVEIPVPPSPTSFFTAI; encoded by the exons ATGGCTGTTCAAATGGGGGATAGTATGATGGAAAAGGGGGACCTCACCCTG CTGGAAACCAAAGAAAGAGACTGGAGTGCTGGAACAATAGACATCCTTAAATTGACACTCCCATACCACACAAGAGCTAAATCCCTATCCATGGCTTCtataatcttttttcttcttctcgcCGTATCTTTTACAGCTTCAGCTCAAAGACAGACCAATATAACCCTAGGATCTTCTCTAACACCTATCACAAACTCCTCATGGTTGTCGCCTTCCGGTCTTTATGCTTTTGGATTTTTCAGACAACGCAACGGCTATTCTATAGGGGTTTTTCTATCCGGGATTTCACTAAAGACTGTTGTGTGGGCTGCTAGAAGGGATGATGCCCCAGTCCCCAGTAATGCGACCTTGCTCTTCACCGGTGATGGCAGGGTTGTCCTGACATCAGCACAAGGGGGTGAGACTTTGATAGTTTCTGCTTCCCAGCCAGCTTCTTTAGCTTCTATGTCTGATTCAGGCAACTTTGTGCTATATAATTCTGATCGCGAGATTATATGGCAGAGTTTTGACCACCCAACAGATACCCTTTTGCCAACTCAACAGCTCAAAGCAGGGGCAGAGCTGTTTTCTCCTGTTTCACAAACCGACCTCTCAACTGGTATTTACCGACTCAAGATGCAAAATGATGGCAACCTTGTGCAGTATCCGGTTAATGCTCCAGATACAGCTCCATATGCTTATTTTTCAACTCCTACTTATGGGGAGGGAGATAATGTGACCCTAAATCTTGATCCGGATGGCCATCTCTACCTGCTCAATTCCACAGGTTTCAACATATTAAACATTACAGATGGAGGATATCCCACGAAAGAAACAATTAATATGATGAAACTTGATGCTGATGGGATTTTCAGATTATATTCACAAAATCTGACACGGAATGGAAACTGGTCAGCTGTGTGGTCATCCACAAGCGACAAGTGTAACCCCAAAGGATCATGCGGTCTTAATGGATATTGTGTTATGAAGGATCAGGAAGCTGAATGTATTTGTCTTCCTGGATTTAAGTTTGTTAGCCAGGGAAATTGGACTTCTGGCTGTGATAGGGATTTCGATGCTGAAAGTTGCAAGGACAAGAATGGAAGTAGCACATACACCATGGAAGAGCTGTCTAATATTGTCTGGGAAGATGTTTCATACTCCGTTTTGTCTTCAACAACGAAAGACAATTGTAAGCAAGCCTGTTTGGAAGACTGTAACTGTGAAGCAGCATTATTCACTGATGGGCAGTACTGCAGAAAGCAAAGGCTTCCTTTGAGATTTGGGAGGAGAAACTTGGGAAGTACGAACTTGGCTGTCGTCAAGGTGGGTAGACCCATTACCATCATGGACAGAAAAGAGCCTATAACCGAGAAGAAGAACCTTGGCACTGGCAGGACAATCCTAATAATAAGTGGTTCATTTGTTGCTTTTGGGCTTGCTATGGTGGCGATTTTCGGAATCATCGTTTACAGATATCATGTACTGGCATATAAAAGGGTGCCCAATAATGATGGTACTGCATTGAATGAGGTATTTGCTCCTCGAGCTTTCACTTATGCAGAGCTAGAAAATGTTACTTGTGGTTTCAAGGAAGAAATTGGCAGGGGATCATTTGGGACAGTTTATAAAGGGATCATATCAAGTACTCAGAAGGTTGTTGCTGTCAAGAGACTGGAGAAAGTTCTAGCTGAAGGGGAAAGAGAATTTCAGAATGAGATGAAAGTCATTGGGAAAACACATCACAGAAACCTAGTCCGTCTGCTCGGCTATTGCCATGATGGACATCACAGGCTCCTGGTATACGAGTACATGAGCAATGGCTCCCTCGCTGACATACTCTTCTCACTTGAAAAACGACCTTGCTTCCCTGAAAGGTTGGAAATTGCTCGCAACATTGCAAGGGGTATTGTTTATCTACATGAAGAGTGCGAGACTCAGATCATCCACTGTGATATAAAACCTCAGAATATACTAATAGATGAAAGCAGGTGCCCCAAAGTTTCTGACTTTGGATTGGCAAAGTTGCTGAAATCAGACCAAACTAAAACCTTCACCGGAATTAGAGGGACGAGGGGATATGTAGCACCAGAATGGCACAGGAATATGCCGGTGACAGTTAAAGCAGATGTTTATAGCTTTGGAGTTATGCTGTTGGAGATAACATGTTGTCGAAAGAATGTGGATTGGAGTCTTCCAGAGGATGAAGCTGTTCTCGAACAATGGGTTTACCAATGTTTTCAGGACGGTGATATGGAAAAACTTGTGGGTGAAGAAGTCGTCGAAAAGAAACAGTTAGATAGGATGGTTAAAGTGGGAATTTGGTGCACTCTTGATGAGCCATCCCTCCGCCCTTCAATGAAAAAGGTCCTCCTGATGTTGGAGGGGACAGTCGAAATCCCAGTCCCTCCAAGTCctacttctttttttactgCTATATGA
- the LOC133693978 gene encoding uncharacterized protein LOC133693978, with protein MAPAKKGKAKANSAVSTQSKPTAPSPQNNFPSCIRAVPPSSVAITIHAKPGSKSASITDLSDEAVGVQIDAPAKDGEANAALLDYISSVLGVKRRQVSIGSGSKSRDKVVIVEEVTLQNVFDALEKVSKCC; from the exons atggctccAGCCAAGAAAGGAAAAGCGAAGGCAAACTCGGCCGTGTCAACTCAGTCAAAACCCACAGCCCCAAGTCCCCAAAACAATTTCCCATCTTGCATACGTGCAGTCCCTCCTTCCTCCGTCGCCATCACCATCCACGCCAAACCCGGTTCCAAATCCGCCTCCATCACTG ATTTGAGTGATGAAGCGGTGGGAGTGCAAATAGATGCACCTGCTAAAGATGGTGAAGCTAATGCTGCACTTCTTGATTACATTAGCTCT GTGCTGGGGGTGAAGCGGAGGCAGGTATCCATAGGCTCTGGTTCTAAATCGAGAGACAAGGTGGTGATTGTGGAGGAGGTAACTCTACAAAATGTTTTTGATGCTTTGGAGAAAGTGTCCAAATGCtgctga
- the LOC133693471 gene encoding protein LEAD-SENSITIVE 1-like, translated as MAGFLDDVADMVRSPFFREIEVSELKAGDHIYCGRKLGFVYTHHGIYIGDGKVIHNMGKNGSGKKKACKSRPQCGYDGRGGLVETCVECFRATSGFLTGTKLYLFLYGVPKLECEIRLRTYCSPKQSKPADEVVAKAREMLESKRQGGTLWLFL; from the exons ATGGCTGGTTTCCTAGACGATGTTGCTGATATGGTAAGATCACCATTCTTCCGAGAGATCGAGGTTAGTGAACTAAAAGCTGGCGATCATATCTATTGCGGGAGGAAGCTAGGCTTCGTTTACACTCATCATG GAATATACATTGGAGATGGGAAAGTCATTCACAACATGGGCAAAAATGGGAGTGGCAAGAAAAAGGCATGCAAAAGTCGTCCACAATGTGGCTATGATGGAAGAGGTGGGCTGGTGGAAACCTGCGTGGAATGCTTTCGAGCTACATCAGGATTCCTTACAGGCACAAAACTCTATCTCTTTCTCTATGGAGTACCCAAATTGGAGTGTGAGATCCGTTTACGTACCTATTGCAGTCCAAAGCAATCTAAACCGGCCGATGAAGTTGTGGCCAAAGCAAGAGAGATGTTAGAATCAAAAAGGCAAGGTGGCACGCTATGGCTTTTTCTTTAA
- the LOC133694614 gene encoding flowering locus K homology domain-like isoform X1: MAEVDQGFGEHEMDHGVDLSADHGVGHPVDHGLESATDHGLDSATDHGLGQSVDHGLDHATDPGLAVEHVDPSIDHDVDPSIDHDVDHPVNHDIDHAIDQVPENFEASKQGQDEDTVSGGGSEKRWPGWPGESVFRMLVPAQKVGSIIGRKGEFIKKIVEETRARIKILDGPPGTTERAVMVSAKEEPDSSLPPAMDGLLRVHKRIIDGLEGDSSHAPPSSGAKVSTRLLVPASQAGSLIGKQGGTVKSIQEASACIVRVLGAEDLPVFSLQDDRVVEVLGEAVGVHKAVELIASQLRKFLVDRSIIPLFEMQMQMANPPMEQMPPHQSWGGPQSLPLNPVGGPGYGQNPQYMQPPRQLDNYYPPSDMPPPMEKQPHQGISAYGRQTPMGGHASSNAQAAPSMITQITQQMQIPLSYADAVIGTAGASISYIRRASGATVTIQETRGVPEAMTVEISGTASQVQTAQQLIQNFMAEAGAPAQPQTGGPADQGYNPYSHSSVYASPPSNPEHTGHTGGYSSMYGASFGY, encoded by the exons ATGGCTGAAGTTGATCAAGGCTTTGGTGAACATGAAATGGATCATGGTGTGGACCTTTCTGCTGATCACGGTGTTGGTCATCCTGTAGACCATGGCTTGGAAAGTGCCACTGATCATGGCTTGGATAGTGCCACTGATCATGGCTTGGGTCAATCTGTGGATCATGGTTTGGATCATGCCACAGATCCTGGATTGGCAGTAGAGCATGTGGATCCGTCTATAGACCATGATGTGGATCCGTCTATAGACCATGATGTGGATCACCCTGTAAACCATGACATAGACCATGCTATTGATCAAGTGCCTGAGAATTTTGAGGCTTCAAAGCAAGGACAAGATGAGGATACAGTCTCTGGAGGAGGTAGTGAGAAGAGGTGGCCTGGATGGCCTGGAGAGAGTGTGTTTCGGATGTTGGTTCCTGCACAAAAAGTTGGCAGTATCATTGGCCGTAAAGGGgagtttattaaaaagatagtcGAAGAGACAAGAGCTCGCATCAAGATACTTGATGGTCCTCCAGGGACGACAGAAAGAGCT GTAATGGTATCTGCCAAGGAGGAGCCTGATTCTTCTCTTCCTCCTGCTATGGATGGCCTACTTAGGGTTCACAAACGCATTATTGATGGTTTGGAGGGTGATTCTTCTCATGCTCCACCAAGCAGTGGAGCTAAGGTTTCGACAAGGCTGCTAGTACCAGCCTCACAAGCTGGAAGTTTGATAGGAAAACAAGGGGGAACTGTTAAATCCATCCAAGAGGCATCAGCTTGCATAGTTAGAGTTCTTGGTGCAG AAGACCTTCCAGTTTTTTCTCTTCAAGATGATAGGGTGGTTGAAGTATTAGGGGAAGCAGTTGGAGTGCACAAAGCAGTGGAGTTAATTGCATCTCAGCTCAGGAAGTTTTTAGTCGACCGAAGTATAATTCCATTGTTTGAAATGCAG ATGCAAATGGCGAATCCTCCAATGGAACAGATGCCACCACATCAATCATGGGGTGGACCTCAATCCCTTCCTCTGAATCCTGTTGGAGGACCTGGTTATGGCCAAAATCCCCAATATATGCAACCTCCGCGGCAACTCGACAATTACTATCCTCCATCTGACATGCCACCTCCAATGGAAAAACAACCTCACCAGGGTATATCTGCATATGGTAGACAAACTCCCATGGGTGGCCATGCATCATCAAATGCCCAAGCAGCACCATCAATGATCACACAG ATTACACAACAAATGCAAATTCCATTATCTTATGCTGATGCTGTTATTGGGACAGCTGGTGCAAGTATAAGCTACATTCGACGTGCTAGTGGGGCAACTGTTACTATACAAGAAACTAGAGGTGTTCCCGAGGCAATGACAGTTGAAATCAGTGGAACTGCATCTCAAGTCCAAACAGCTCAGCAGCTGATACAG AATTTCATGGCTGAAGCTGGAGCACCAGCACAGCCTCAAACAGGTGGGCCTGCTGACCAGGGGTATAATCCTTATTCTCACAGTTCAGTGTATGCTTCTCCACCATCCAATCCAGAACACACAGGCCATACAGGGGGTTATAGCTCCATGTATGGTGCAAGCTTTGGGTACTAA
- the LOC133694614 gene encoding flowering locus K homology domain-like isoform X2 has translation MAEVDQGFGEHEMDHGVDLSADHGVGHPVDHGLESATDHGLDSATDHGLGQSVDHGLDHATDPGLAVEHVDPSIDHDVDPSIDHDVDHPVNHDIDHAIDQVPENFEASKQGQDEDTVSGGGSEKRWPGWPGESVFRMLVPAQKVGSIIGRKGEFIKKIVEETRARIKILDGPPGTTERAVMVSAKEEPDSSLPPAMDGLLRVHKRIIDGLEGDSSHAPPSSGAKVSTRLLVPASQAGSLIGKQGGTVKSIQEASACIVRVLGADLPVFSLQDDRVVEVLGEAVGVHKAVELIASQLRKFLVDRSIIPLFEMQMQMANPPMEQMPPHQSWGGPQSLPLNPVGGPGYGQNPQYMQPPRQLDNYYPPSDMPPPMEKQPHQGISAYGRQTPMGGHASSNAQAAPSMITQITQQMQIPLSYADAVIGTAGASISYIRRASGATVTIQETRGVPEAMTVEISGTASQVQTAQQLIQNFMAEAGAPAQPQTGGPADQGYNPYSHSSVYASPPSNPEHTGHTGGYSSMYGASFGY, from the exons ATGGCTGAAGTTGATCAAGGCTTTGGTGAACATGAAATGGATCATGGTGTGGACCTTTCTGCTGATCACGGTGTTGGTCATCCTGTAGACCATGGCTTGGAAAGTGCCACTGATCATGGCTTGGATAGTGCCACTGATCATGGCTTGGGTCAATCTGTGGATCATGGTTTGGATCATGCCACAGATCCTGGATTGGCAGTAGAGCATGTGGATCCGTCTATAGACCATGATGTGGATCCGTCTATAGACCATGATGTGGATCACCCTGTAAACCATGACATAGACCATGCTATTGATCAAGTGCCTGAGAATTTTGAGGCTTCAAAGCAAGGACAAGATGAGGATACAGTCTCTGGAGGAGGTAGTGAGAAGAGGTGGCCTGGATGGCCTGGAGAGAGTGTGTTTCGGATGTTGGTTCCTGCACAAAAAGTTGGCAGTATCATTGGCCGTAAAGGGgagtttattaaaaagatagtcGAAGAGACAAGAGCTCGCATCAAGATACTTGATGGTCCTCCAGGGACGACAGAAAGAGCT GTAATGGTATCTGCCAAGGAGGAGCCTGATTCTTCTCTTCCTCCTGCTATGGATGGCCTACTTAGGGTTCACAAACGCATTATTGATGGTTTGGAGGGTGATTCTTCTCATGCTCCACCAAGCAGTGGAGCTAAGGTTTCGACAAGGCTGCTAGTACCAGCCTCACAAGCTGGAAGTTTGATAGGAAAACAAGGGGGAACTGTTAAATCCATCCAAGAGGCATCAGCTTGCATAGTTAGAGTTCTTGGTGCAG ACCTTCCAGTTTTTTCTCTTCAAGATGATAGGGTGGTTGAAGTATTAGGGGAAGCAGTTGGAGTGCACAAAGCAGTGGAGTTAATTGCATCTCAGCTCAGGAAGTTTTTAGTCGACCGAAGTATAATTCCATTGTTTGAAATGCAG ATGCAAATGGCGAATCCTCCAATGGAACAGATGCCACCACATCAATCATGGGGTGGACCTCAATCCCTTCCTCTGAATCCTGTTGGAGGACCTGGTTATGGCCAAAATCCCCAATATATGCAACCTCCGCGGCAACTCGACAATTACTATCCTCCATCTGACATGCCACCTCCAATGGAAAAACAACCTCACCAGGGTATATCTGCATATGGTAGACAAACTCCCATGGGTGGCCATGCATCATCAAATGCCCAAGCAGCACCATCAATGATCACACAG ATTACACAACAAATGCAAATTCCATTATCTTATGCTGATGCTGTTATTGGGACAGCTGGTGCAAGTATAAGCTACATTCGACGTGCTAGTGGGGCAACTGTTACTATACAAGAAACTAGAGGTGTTCCCGAGGCAATGACAGTTGAAATCAGTGGAACTGCATCTCAAGTCCAAACAGCTCAGCAGCTGATACAG AATTTCATGGCTGAAGCTGGAGCACCAGCACAGCCTCAAACAGGTGGGCCTGCTGACCAGGGGTATAATCCTTATTCTCACAGTTCAGTGTATGCTTCTCCACCATCCAATCCAGAACACACAGGCCATACAGGGGGTTATAGCTCCATGTATGGTGCAAGCTTTGGGTACTAA
- the LOC133693409 gene encoding uncharacterized protein At2g34160-like, which produces MTMETVAVAPTPTPTPTTHQTMNNDTTTTLAQQKNNRIQVSNTKKPLFFYVNLAKRYMQQYNEVELSALGMAITTVVTIAEILKNNGLATEKKVLTSTVCMKDENKGRQVQKAKIEIVLGKSEKFDSLMNAANAAPEEEAAKEKDDEK; this is translated from the exons ATGACGATGGAGACAGTAGCTGTAGCACCAACTCCAACACCAACGCCAACAACACATCAAACCATGAACAACGATACAACAACGACGCTCGCACAGCAAAAGAATAACAGGATTCAAGTCTCTAACACCAAGAAACCTCTCTTCTTTTATGTCAATCTGGCTAAG AGGTATATGCAGCAGTATAACGAGGTTGAGCTTTCTGCCTTGGGCATGG CAATCACCACTGTTGTTACAATTGCTGAGATTTTGAAGAACAATGGATTGGCTACTGAGAAGA AAGTTCTGACATCTACagtatgcatgaaagatgagaaCAAAGGACGGCAGGTTCAGAAGGCTAAG ATTGAGATTGTGTTGGGGAAGTCGGAGAAATTTGACAGTCTGATGAATGCTGCCAATGCAGCTCCAGAGGAGGAGGCAGCCAAAGAGAAGGATGATGAGAAATAG